A window of Amycolatopsis australiensis contains these coding sequences:
- a CDS encoding STAS domain-containing protein, whose protein sequence is MTTALALVATTGGDGDRTLTATGEIDMSNAAEFGAALDRELASGAAVTVDLTGVTYLDSAGVSALFDRAADHDLRLRAPRLLERVLRISGLTEAVKVTIC, encoded by the coding sequence GTGACGACGGCACTCGCGCTGGTCGCCACCACGGGCGGCGACGGAGACCGGACCCTGACCGCGACGGGCGAGATCGACATGAGCAACGCCGCCGAGTTCGGTGCGGCGCTGGACCGCGAGCTGGCCTCGGGAGCGGCGGTGACGGTGGACCTGACGGGCGTGACGTACCTGGACAGCGCGGGCGTGTCGGCGCTGTTCGACCGGGCCGCGGACCACGACCTGCGGCTGCGGGCACCGCGCCTGCTCGAACGCGTCCTGCGCATCTCGGGCCTCACCGAGGCCGTGAAGGTGACGATCTGCTGA